The following proteins come from a genomic window of Candidatus Omnitrophota bacterium:
- the miaA gene encoding tRNA (adenosine(37)-N6)-dimethylallyltransferase MiaA, which produces MKEKVIFLVGPTAVGKSKIAVEVAQAVGAEIISCDSMQVYRGMDIGTAKPGSLLRKKVPHYLIDIISPRDEFNCADFSQRSQALIAGIIGRKKIPLLVGGSGLYLIALVDGLFSGPPGDQKLRNELARQAELHGSRYLYQRLKILDPPSAEKIHPHDQRRIIRGLEVYEKTKVPISRLKPLRKGISSQYEIKIIGLDRQRQDLYSRIDRRVDKMFDDGLINEVRGLVKKGLSPVAGQALGYKEIIAYLNNEYDFSEAGRILKRNTRRFAKRQLSWFRHEPRVEWIKIDKGETVSRTVEKVLGLLKL; this is translated from the coding sequence ATGAAAGAAAAAGTAATTTTTTTAGTTGGTCCGACAGCGGTTGGAAAATCTAAGATTGCTGTTGAAGTAGCTCAGGCAGTTGGCGCAGAAATAATTTCCTGCGATTCAATGCAGGTTTACAGGGGAATGGATATTGGGACCGCTAAACCCGGCAGCCTTCTTAGAAAAAAAGTTCCCCACTACCTGATAGATATTATCAGCCCCCGGGATGAGTTCAACTGTGCTGACTTCAGCCAAAGATCCCAGGCCTTGATAGCCGGGATCATCGGAAGAAAAAAAATTCCTCTTTTGGTTGGAGGAAGCGGGCTTTATCTGATTGCCTTGGTGGACGGATTGTTTTCCGGCCCCCCCGGGGACCAGAAACTGCGCAATGAACTGGCCCGCCAGGCAGAACTCCACGGCAGCCGGTATCTTTATCAGAGGTTAAAAATATTAGACCCTCCCTCAGCCGAAAAGATCCATCCTCACGACCAGCGCAGGATTATCCGCGGGCTTGAGGTTTACGAAAAAACAAAAGTCCCCATTTCCAGGCTCAAACCCCTTAGAAAGGGAATATCTTCTCAATATGAGATAAAGATTATCGGCCTGGACCGGCAGAGGCAGGACCTTTACTCCCGGATTGACCGGCGGGTGGATAAGATGTTCGATGACGGCCTGATAAATGAGGTCCGGGGCCTGGTCAAAAAAGGCCTTAGCCCGGTGGCCGGGCAGGCGCTTGGGTATAAAGAGATTATTGCCTATCTAAACAATGAATATGACTTTTCTGAGGCCGGCAGAATACTTAAAAGAAATACCCGGCGTTTTGCCAAGCGTCAGCTTTCCTGGTTCAGGCATGAGCCGAGGGTTGAATGGATAAAGATTGATAAAGGTGAAACAGTAAGCAGGACAGTAGAAAAGGTGCTTGGACTGCTAAAGTTATAA
- the miaB gene encoding tRNA (N6-isopentenyl adenosine(37)-C2)-methylthiotransferase MiaB produces MNFLDSELVAGILSGDGCELVDSPGQADVVLINGCSVRDHAEQRVWGQLGRLAELKKGKRLKIAVIGCIAENYKEEIFNRFPYVDLVVGPRRISEIKKLLEKVIRDERRILSCGKEKRLLKDESIAKRKSKLQAFVRVMTGCDNFCSYCIVPYVRGRERSRPAKDILAEITKLMQTGYKEIMLLGQNVNSYGRGLPGDIDFADLLKKISNIKGIEKIGFMTSHPKDMSMKLIETIADEEKISRQVHLPVQSGSGKILRLMNRKYTNIDYLRLIDKIKRIIPKVTLSTDVMVGFPTETKDDFKMTCDLMKKVKFSRAFIFKYSPRPPAVSSRMKDDVDLNEKKQRHQVLLKLQQQISLKEKK; encoded by the coding sequence ATGAACTTCTTAGACTCAGAACTGGTTGCCGGGATTTTGTCCGGGGACGGCTGCGAATTGGTTGATAGCCCCGGGCAGGCTGACGTAGTCTTGATTAACGGATGTAGTGTGCGTGACCATGCCGAGCAAAGGGTCTGGGGGCAGCTGGGGAGGCTGGCAGAGCTTAAGAAAGGCAAGAGATTAAAAATCGCGGTTATCGGGTGTATAGCGGAAAATTACAAAGAAGAAATTTTTAATAGGTTTCCTTACGTAGATCTGGTCGTGGGGCCTCGCAGGATAAGTGAAATTAAAAAACTTTTAGAAAAGGTGATAAGAGATGAGAGGCGTATACTGTCCTGCGGTAAGGAAAAGAGGCTTTTAAAAGACGAGTCAATAGCCAAAAGAAAGAGCAAACTTCAGGCCTTTGTGAGGGTTATGACTGGCTGTGATAATTTCTGTTCTTACTGTATAGTGCCCTATGTCAGGGGCAGGGAGAGAAGCAGGCCGGCTAAAGATATATTGGCTGAAATAACTAAGTTAATGCAAACCGGTTATAAGGAGATAATGCTCTTAGGGCAAAACGTAAACTCTTATGGCAGGGGTTTGCCGGGAGACATAGATTTTGCCGATTTACTTAAAAAGATAAGTAACATTAAAGGAATAGAAAAAATAGGCTTTATGACCTCTCATCCCAAAGATATGTCGATGAAATTGATTGAGACAATAGCCGATGAGGAAAAGATTTCCCGGCAGGTTCATTTGCCTGTTCAATCGGGAAGTGGGAAGATTTTACGCCTGATGAACAGAAAATATACAAATATTGATTATTTAAGATTGATTGATAAAATAAAACGGATTATTCCAAAGGTAACGCTTTCAACAGATGTTATGGTAGGTTTTCCGACAGAAACAAAAGATGATTTTAAGATGACCTGTGATCTGATGAAGAAAGTAAAGTTTAGCCGGGCGTTTATTTTTAAATATTCGCCCCGGCCGCCGGCAGTGTCCAGCCGGATGAAAGATGATGTTGATTTAAATGAAAAAAAACAGCGGCATCAAGTATTATTGAAATTACAACAACAAATTTCCCTGAAGGAGAAAAAATGA
- a CDS encoding tetratricopeptide repeat protein, giving the protein MKKALIIAVLLSFLISSAVEARNVQGGWTSRKKPRREKTLKRREVEKLYRQAEEHFLSNDYRQAIAKFEKVIYLHFHSRYADDALLLSGVSYLKEKEWSKARENLNRLLSDCPRSSLTGQARLSLADSFYLSGDLNQAVSRYKQFLIDNPHGPLLAEVYFKLGRCYREKGRWDEARYYFEKVYADYPLSFEAGEASVILTKDKLYFTVQVGSFVNKTNALNACARLKNKGYQAFLRQVREKGRLLYRVRVGNFDTRGEADYIAVQLNKDGYSTKIYP; this is encoded by the coding sequence ATGAAAAAAGCGCTGATAATAGCTGTATTACTGTCATTTCTAATTAGTTCTGCCGTAGAAGCAAGGAATGTCCAGGGAGGATGGACCAGCAGGAAAAAACCAAGAAGAGAAAAGACCTTAAAACGCCGGGAGGTCGAGAAACTATACCGGCAGGCCGAAGAGCATTTTCTTAGTAATGACTATCGGCAGGCTATCGCCAAGTTTGAAAAGGTAATTTACCTCCATTTCCACAGCAGATATGCTGATGATGCCCTGCTTTTGAGCGGCGTTTCCTACCTCAAAGAAAAAGAATGGTCAAAAGCCCGGGAAAACCTTAACAGGCTTTTATCCGATTGCCCCAGGAGCAGTTTAACCGGCCAGGCCCGGCTTAGCCTGGCTGATTCATTTTATTTAAGCGGGGACTTAAACCAGGCGGTTTCCCGCTATAAACAGTTCCTGATCGACAACCCTCATGGCCCCCTGCTGGCCGAAGTTTATTTCAAATTGGGCCGGTGCTACCGGGAAAAAGGCAGGTGGGATGAAGCCCGCTATTATTTTGAAAAGGTCTACGCAGATTACCCGTTGAGTTTTGAAGCCGGCGAAGCCTCGGTTATTTTAACCAAAGACAAACTCTATTTTACTGTCCAGGTAGGTTCATTCGTTAACAAGACAAATGCCTTAAACGCCTGCGCCAGGTTGAAAAACAAGGGTTATCAGGCTTTTCTCCGTCAGGTCAGGGAAAAGGGAAGGCTGTTATACCGGGTGAGGGTGGGAAACTTTGATACCCGGGGCGAAGCTGATTATATAGCAGTTCAGTTAAACAAAGACGGTTATTCCACTAAAATATATCCATGA